The Thermanaeromonas sp. C210 genome segment CCACATCATAGATACTGACGACATTGGGATGGGAAAGCCTGGCCACTGCCTGAGCTTCCTGCTGAAACCGGGCCACAAAATTGCGGTCACTGGCGAACTGTTCTCGCAAAATCTTGATGGTAACGCTCCGGTTAAGCAGCTGGTCCTGGCCCCGATACACCAGGGCCATCCCGCCGCCCCCCAAAGCCTCCTTGATTTCGTAACGGCCATCCAGGATTTTACCGATCATAACTTCACCGCCCTAAGACTTTCGCCATAATTTGCCCTCCTATAGGGGCTGCTACTGCTCCACCGGCGCCGGCGTTTTCTACAATCACGGCCACCGCAACTTGAGGGGCTTCGGCCGGGGCAAAGCCCACAAACCATGAATGGGCCCTCCCCTGGGGGTTTTGGGCGGAACCTGTTTTCCCTGCAACTCGTATACCGGGAATCCTGGCACTCTGTCCCGTTCCCTCCTCCACCGTGGCTACCATGGCTTCCTTAATGATTAACGCCACGGCGGGGTCGGCGGCCAGCTTTAACAGCCGGGGGCGGGTCACCTTGAGCACCGCCCCTTTCTCGTCCTCTACCCTTGCCACCATGAACGGCTGCATCAGGCGGCCGTTATTCGCAAGGGCTGCCGCCACAAGGGCCATATGAAGGGGAGTTGCCACGAATTCTCCCTGGCCTATGGCAGCTTCGGCCAGGGCATTGGGATTGCTCCTCACCGTAGCCGGGAACCGCGAGGAAGCCACATTTAAATCGAAATCGAGCTCCTGACCCAGGGCAAAATTCCTAGCTGCCCGTTCGAATGCCTCCGCGCCGGCTTCTAGGGCCAACTGCGCAAAGGTGACGTTGCAGGAAAACATTAAGGCCTCATTAAAATTAATATTACCATGAACCCGGGGACAAGTCAGCTTCCTGCCTTCAATTTCTATATGGCCGGGGCAGTAAAACTCCCGTCGCGAGATCCCGTAGTCCTCCCCAAGGGCCGCCGCTGCGGTAATCAGCTTAAGGGTAGAACCCGGCGGGTATAAGCCCTGGAGGGCTCGATTGAGGAGAGGGCTGCCCTGGCGGGCATCGTTCAACTGATCCCAGGCATTCTCTATCCCATGGGGATCGAAGGAAGGGCTGCTGGCCAGGGCCAGGACCTCTCCCGTCTGAGGGTTGAGGGCCACAACAGCTCCCCGGTAACCCTTCAGCAGCTGGAAGGCTAACTGCTGCAGGGAAGCATCCAGAGTCAAGACTAAGTTATTGCCATGCCGGACTGTATTCTGTAATTCCCGCCATCGGTTGAGCACCCCTTGCCAGCCGGTAAGACCCAAAAGTTCGCCGTTATAGCCAGCTTCCAGGCCGCTCATACCTAGGCGCGGGCTGGCATAGCCCACCACATGGGCCGCGGCAGCCCCCAGGGGATACTCTCTTTGCAGGCGTCCCCCGGTAACGTAGGTGCGGGCCCAGACTTCTCCGTGACGCCCGCTGATCTGGCCCCTCCAGGTCTTTTCCTCGAGGAGCCGGAGGCGGGGATTAAAGGGATTTAAGTACAGTTCTTCTCCCTTTAACACCTGGATGTAAGTGAGATGTAGGATCAGCAGGAGAAACAAGGAGGATAATACCAAGGCCAAAAGCCGGACAGGTTTTTCCATTCCTTACACCCGCCCTGCAGCGCTTACGTTGAGCAACAGGCCCAAAATCAAGTAACTTATGATCAGGGAACTGCCGCCATAGCTCACAAAAGGCAACGTTACGCCCGTCAAAGGCATCAGTTTGCTGACGCCCGCCATAATGATGAAAGCCTGAAAGGTAACCAGAACGGTTAGGCCCGCCGCCAGCATGGTGCCCTGACCTTCGGGTGCCCTCAAGGCCGCGCGAAAACCCCGATAGCCGAATAAAAGATAGAGAATGGCGATACCGGCGCTACCTAACAATCCCATTTCTTCACCCATGGTGGCAAAAATAAAGTCGGTAGCCACATGGGGGATTATCTGGGAATATCCCAGCCCCATTCCGGTCCCGATCAGCCCCCCGCTCCCCAGGGAAAAGAGGGACTGGATTACTTGATAGCCTGCCCCCTGGGGGTCCGACCAGGGATTAAGCCAAACAGCCACCCGCGCCCGCAGGTGGGGGAAAAGACTATAAGCTGCCAATGAGCCCGCCAAAAAGAGAAGGCCTCCCAGGAGCATGTACCGCCGGCGCCCGGTGGCCAGGTAAATCATGGCTAAAAATACGGCCAGGAGAATGAGGGCCGAGCCCAGGTCCGGCTGCAACACCAAAAGCAACACCGATAGGGAAACGGCCGTAATCAAGGGGCCCCAGGTAGAGCGCCAGCGGGATTGTTCCAGCATAAGTTCCCGCTTTTCCTCGAGGAACCCGCTTAAAAAGAGCACAACCAATACCTTTACCGCTTCCACCGGCTGCAGGGTGAAGGAACCTAAAGTCAGCCAGCTCTTGGCTCCCCCCATCCTGGTCCCGGCTATCACCGTTAAAAACAGAAAAAACAGTCCCCCCGTCAAGTACAGGTAGGGGTAGCGGGTCAGCCTTTCGTAATCCCTTCCTCCCATCACCACGGCCACCAATACCAATAAACCCACTACGCTCCATGCCACCTGACGCCTGGCTAAGTCCGGGTCCAGCCTGAAAAGAAACACCAATCCTGAGGCGGTCAGCATGGCGGCCAGGGGCAGCAAATACTGATCCCCCCGGTGCCGGCTGATCTTTAGAATAAAATGCACGGCCCAAAAGGCAGCTATCAGAAGGGTTATTTCGGGACTCCCTAGGCCGGCCGATTCCTTTCGATGTAATAAGCCGTAAAGATACCCATTGAGGAGGATGAGGGAAGGCCACAAAAGGAGGGCAAACTCTTGCCGCCTTTCAGTCATAGGCTGCGAGCACCACCGTTATATTATCCGGTCCTCCCCGGTTTAGAGCAAGGGCCAAGAGGTTCTCCAAAATTTCTCTCAGCGTTCCTCCCTGGCCCACGGTGAAAGCGATCTCTTCATCCCTTACCACTTCCGGCAGGCCATCCGTACAAAGGAGCAGCAAGTCCCCTTCCATCAGAGAAACGACCTTCCCGTCCACCTCCACCTCGTCTTCGGTACCCAGAGCCCGGGTTAAGATATTACGGTGGGGATGCAACCTGGCTTCCTCCTGGGTCAGACCGCCGCTGCGAACCAACTCCCCTACATAAGAATGATCGTGGGTTAACACCTGGAGTTGACCGTCCCGGAAAAGATAAGCACGACTATCGCCCACATGGGCCAATAATACCTTATCGTCTATCACCCATGCCACCGTAAGGGTAGTACCCATTCCACGGTATTCCCGCCGGCTGAGGGCCGAACTGTAAACCACCCGGTTGGCAAAACGTACCGCGGACACCAGGTGCACGAGGGGGTCTCCCCGGTAATGCTCTTTGATTTTTTCGCCTAAAGCCCTTAAGGCCAAGGCGCTGGCCACTTCCCCCGCCTGATGCCCGCCCATGCCGTCGGCCACGGCTAGGAGGCCCAGCCCCAAGTCTACAAGATAGGCATCTTCATTATCGGAACGCATTAAGCCGGGATGAGTTAGTACTTCGGCCCGCATTCTCCCACCTCACTTCGAAAATAACGCCTCCAATACGCACCTCATCGCCCGGTGCTAAGTCTACGGGGCCGGTGATACGCTTGCCATTTACATAAGTGCCGTTGGTGCTGCCCAAATCGCGGATCTGCCAGCGGTTTCCCTGGCGCGTGATGGCCGCGTGGCGTCCCGATACGTGGGTTTCACTGAGGACAATGTCGCTCAGCTGGTCACGACCGATTATGATGTTTTCGCCAAGGGGGTAAATTTCTCCTTTTTTTATATTGCCGCTGAGGGCTTCCCGCACCTGTAGAGTCAACCGCCTGTTGCTTACAGGTTTAGTTTGGGGTGCCCAGGGGTGGGGAATCCTTCGGCTGACCTTGAAAAGGTCGTGATACAACAGGCGCAGGACATGAAACAAGAACAAATAGAGCAGCAACAAGAACCCAAAGCGCACGGCCACCATTAATAGGGCCAGCATTTAAACCACCTGCACTTCCAACACCGTACGACCAACCTGAATGCGGTCCCCCGGAGCCAAGAGGGCCCTCTGAACCGGTTTGCCGTTTACCAAAGTGCCGTTACGGCTACCTAGGTCCGTAAGGATCCCCTGGTTGTCCTCTATCGTGATCTGGCAGTGTTGCCGCGAAACCTGCTCATCGGTGAGGAGGAGCTCGCAGGTTGGATTACGCCCCAAAATTTGTTTTCCGGGGTGGAGTACAAAGCTCCGCCCCTTATCCGGCCCCTCTACCACCACCAACCGGAGTTCCCCCGCTGTATTTTCTCGAAGACCCTTGTCTGTTTGACCTAGATATACCAGGGTATCCTCGGAAGGTTTCTCCGGCCGGCCCTCCTCCAGGCGGGCATGAACGCGCATCTCCCCGGGTGGCAATTCCTCGTCTATTTCCCATTCTACTCTTATCTCACCTACCAGGGTATAACTTCTCGCCTCCACCTGGTCCCGGAGATATTCCGCCAGCTCCTCGGCCAGGGCATTCTTATACATGGACAAGTTTTCATAGTCCCGGGGACTCAAATAAACCAAGTAAATATTGGGCACGTAGACGCGGTTGACGCTTACGGAGCGGTTATCCCGCATGACTTGAACCAGTCTCTTGGCGACCTCCACCGGCTGCAGAGGAGACCCTTCTCCCCGCTGGAATATTCCCTCAAAAACCCGCCGCCAAAAGGTTTCCGCCCTTTCCAACCAGTTCATGTTGTATACCTCCTACACCCCCTCAGCTCTAAGCTGCCCGCAAGCAGCCCCAATGCGGCAGCCCCGGCTTTCCCGAACGGCTACCTCCACGCCCCTTTGCCGCAAACGGCCGGCAAAGGCGCGGACATCTTCCATTGCCGGGGCCTGAAACCTGAGGCCGGGGACAGGGTTGAATACCAATAGGTTGATGTAAGCCAACGTGCCCTGCACCAGCCAGGCCAGGCGATCCGCGTCTGCCGGACTGTCGTTGATCCCCTTAATTAAGACATACTCAAAGGTTATCCGGCGACCGGTAACTTGGGCGTACTCACGGCACGCGGCCAAGAGCTCGCCTAAGGGATAGCGCCGGTTAAGGGGCACTAGTCTGTTGCGTACCGCGTCGGTGGTAGCATGCAGGGAGATGGCCAGTTCGGGAGGAGGTGTTTCCAGGGCTAAACGTTTTATTTGGGGCACTACGCCGCAAGTAGAAATGGTAATCCGCCGGTGGCCTATACCCCATCCCTGCGGGTGCATCAAAATCCGGCGGGCTTTCAGTACGGCCTCGCAGTTCAGCAATGGTTCACCCATGCCCATAAAAACAACATTGCTAATGCGTTCCCCGTTTACCCGGCCCTCCAGGTGATGCTGCAGGGCCACAACCTGCAGGATGATTTCTCCGGCCGTCAGATTGCGCCGAAATCCTCCCTGGCCGGTGGCACAAAAGCTGCACCCGATAGGACAACCTACCTGGCTGGAAAGGCAGGCCGTAAGGCGCTTTGCTGCGCCCCCCCTGCCGTAGATCATAAGCACACATTCCACCTTTTCGCCGTCCGGCAGAGATATCAGGAGCTTGGTGGTCCCATCTTCAGGATCCTCTAAGGTACGCAGAATGCTAAACGACGGCAGGGAAGCGACGGCGGCCAACTGCTGCCGCAGATTCTTGGGGATATTGGTCATGGCCGCCCAGTCGGTAACCCGGTGAAGGTGAAGCCATTGGAACAACTGGTTCGCCCGGTATTCGGCCTCTCCCAGGGTACGGACCAGCTGCTTCAATTCATGTAACTCTAAACCGTGAAGTTCCACTCCGTGAGCCATGGTGCCCCCCTGGTACATATTATACCAGGTCTCCCACTAGTATAGCTAAACCCGTGCCATCATATACCAGGCCCGTCCGATCAAAAAAGAAAAAGGGGAATTACTTTCCCCTTCTTTATACACTGCCCCTGGTTTAAAAAACTGTACTAAAGTAATATGTTGACCAACCGTGCTACTTTCTCAAGCCCTGGGGTACTTCGGGTTGGTAAAATGTAAGTATACTACTGGGAACTACACTCCCCTGAGCTACTACCACGGCCAGAACGGCCATCCAGGAAGCTGCCAGGGCTGCTACCTTCCTCCACATGCTCCTTCACCTCCTTCCTTCCAGGGGCAGTAACTGCCTTAATCCCTGGTCGACCAATGCCATGAGCCGATAACCCACCGGGGTAATGGTGAGAGTCTGGAGCATGACGGCCAAAGCCGAGGCATAGAGCAGGCTAGGTCTTACTCTATTCGCTTCCACCAACATAAACAACAACCAGGCGCCAAGGAAGGCCAAGGCCGAGCTTTTCAAGAGTATCCGCCGGCGCGGGTTGGTGATGGGATTGGCCGGCGTATCCGCCGGCGCCCAGCGCCATACGGCCGGCAGACTAACCAAGAAGGCAAGAAAAACCAGGCTGAAAACTCCAGTGACGGGCAAGGTCTGGGCCAGCTGCCGTCCCCCCCACCCCACCAGAGTGAGAGCCCCTACGGAACTCAACAGGCAGCGGTAATACGCTGTACAGTGGGCGCCCCCCGCTCCGAAACGGTAGAGGACCTGGGTGATGAGGGCTGCAGCCGTTTCCGGCAAAATTCCCAGACATTGGGCCACCCCTATTATGGCTAAGACTTCTACCACCGCCCCCAGGGCTATCTCCAGGCCGTAGGCCACAATTTCTAGGCGCTCGGGGTCCTTGTCTCCCGGGGAGGCGGGCCCTTGCCCGGCAGAATAAGATAGTATACCTTCCGCCATCAACCTGGCTATGCGGTGGATACTGATCATGGAATAGTAATTCTATATAATTCAAGAAAATCCTTCTTCTTTTTCCATATTTATCTTTCTTTTTTCCACCGGGGAAAGGATAGAGTAAACACCGTGCCCTGTTCGCTGCTCTGCACACTAATTTTCCCGTTGTGTCCGGTTACCAGGCTCTTAACGATAAACAGCCCCTGGCCGTGGCCCTCCTTTTCCTTTTTGGTGGTAAAACCACGTTCGAAGATTTTTTCCTGTAGGGTTAGAGGAATGACCGGCCCGGTGTTGCCCACCTCGAAAACGTATTCGCCGTCCTTGTCATAAATGCGAAGCCAGAGGCGCTTTTCCCGGGATGATTCCCGGCAACAGGCTTCAATGGCGTTGTCCAGGAGATTGCCAAAAATGCGGGTTATGACAGGGCCCGGCACAAGGAACTCCCGTAAATCCGAAGTGATTTCGCATTGCCAGGTTACACCTTTGCTTTCAGCCACTCCCATTTTGCTCCTGATGAGAGCCGCCAGGGTCGGTTGGTTGGTGGAAATAATACGGGTAGGCTGGCTTATCTCGGAACATAAAGATTGGACATAATCCCTGGCCTCCTCAGCCATACTCAGCTGCAAGAAGCCGAGGATTACCTGGAGGTGGCTGATGAAGTCGTGACGCTGGGCACGCAAGTTTTCCAAGCTTTCCCGCAGGTTGTCAATATGAATCCGCTGGTTGTTAACTTCTATCTCCTTTTCAGTATACTTGAAAAGCAAATAAGTTAAGGCCAGGGAAGTAATGATTAACAGAGGCGATATGAGCTGTACGGCCGTGCTCGGATTTATGGTAAAGGTAGGAAAAGCTGGCGCGTTAATGAGGTTTAGGTCGAGGAGTAAGACCAGGCATGCCTCGACCAGGATTAAGATCAGGGTGGCTATAATCGCGGGCTTTTTAATCATGGGAGTCCACATCCCTTTTGCCCTCGACCGGAGTGCCAAAGGCAGGTAGGGATATACGGCGACGCCATATAAAATAGGCTAGTATTCCCAAAACGGTTTCATGGGGTAAGGGGAAGAATACTCGCAACCACGTATCGCGGAGCACCTGATCCATGGTGAGCCCCGTCAACTGTAAGAGGACAGGTATAAAGATGCTTTCCGCCAGTCCTAACACGGCTGTACCCAACAGGACGGCAGTTACAGCATGCCACCATTCTATCTTCTTGATGATTATCTTTATCAAAAAAACGAGAAGAACAAGGTGCATTAAAGTATGTAAACCAAAGGGCAGGGGCAACCGCCTGACCAAAAAGAAAGAAAACAGGGAGTTAATAAGTCCAATGCTTACAACATATTTGAAAGGCGGATAATATCCCAGCAGTCCTAGTCCCAAGCCCGTAACAATAATCCCTTCCGGAATGGATTGAAACACCAGCGCTTGCCACGGCATATGATCCATTCATAAATTCCTCCCTTACCCCGGTTTCGTCCCACTTCCCCTAGTTCTTCCGACGTAACCTGGCTATAAAGAACCCGTCCGTGCCGTGGCGGTGCGGCAAGAACTGAACCTGTCCGCCTTTGGCCTGCCCCTTGAGATCTGGAGGGAGATTGGGGATATACCCCGAAAGGTCCTCATACTCCATAAAATCGGCTTCCTGCAGGAAACGCCCCAGTACCTCCTGGTTTTCTTCCGGTGCCGTGGAGCACGTGCTGTACACCAGGACACCGCCGGGCTTCAGGCACCCAATAGAGCCCTTCAAAATTGAAAGCTGTAGTGCCGGCAATTCCTCTATTTCCCGCGGTTGCTTGCGCCAGCGGGCATCGGGACGGCGCCGCAACACCCCTAATCCCGAACATGGAGCATCGACCAAGAGATAGTCGGCCATCCCCGCATACTTTTCTCCCAGCCGGCCGGCATCGGACAGCACCGTTGTTGCACAGGTTACACCCAGCCGGCGGCAGTTTTCTTCAATGAGCTGCAGCCTGCCGGGATGGACATCCACCGCCAGAATGGTTCCTTTATTCCCCATTAACTGGGCCAGATGGGTCGTCTTACCTCCGGGTGCAGCATTGGCGTCGATTACCGTACTGCCCGGGTGGGGAGAAAGGGCATATCCAACGAGCATAGAAGCCTCATCTTGCACATAAAACAGCCCCCTCCCGAAAGCAGGGTTCCTCTCGAGGCCCGCCAGGGCCCGCAGTTCCAGACCGTCCGGGGCATAGCGAGTGCGCTGCGCGCTAATCCCCTCTCTATTCAACAGCTTCACAAGGGACGGCAAATCTACTCTTAAGGTGTTCACCCGGACGGTTAAGGGAGGGGGTGCATTGTTTGCCTCGCAAAGCTCAACGGTTTCTTCCAGACCGAATTGCTCCAGCCATCTGGCCACCAGCCAGGCCGGATGGCAATAACGCAAGGCAATATGTTCAACAGGATTCTCTCTTATATCAGGATAGGGCAGCCGGTCTTTCTGGCTCAACAGGCGCCGCAGGACGGCATTGACTAAAGCTACGGTACCCCTATGTCCGTATCTCTTAGCTAGTTCAACCGTCTCGTAGAGGGCCGCATGGGCGGGTATGCGGGATAGAAAAAGCAATTGGGCCGCCCCCACCCTCAGCGCCGAGCGTATCCATGGGGGGAGATCCCCCAGTCTTTTCTTTTCCAAACACAGACCTAGGGCCCAATCTACGGTGTTCCATGCCTTGATGGCTGTATACGCAATCTCCGTCGCCAGGGCCCTTTCTCGGGGTCCAAGCCGGGCGTCCCCCAGGACTTCATTGGCCGCCAGGTTAGCATAGGCGCCTTCTTCGCACACTCGATATACGATGTGCAGAGCAGCTTCTCTACTCGTCACGGCGCCCCAGGAACCCCGCCAGAAGCATAAAGCGTAGCAGGTTGAGAACGGCAGTCAGGGCTGCTGCTACATAGGTAAGGGCCGCCGCATTTAATACTTCCCTGGCTCCTACCAATTCCTGGCCCGTCAAATACCCGCCGTTTTCCAGCAGAGCAATAGCACGGCGGCTAGCGTTAAACTCCACCGGCAGGGTGATCAGGGTAAACAGCACCACCAGGGTGAAAGCATACACACCGAGACGGGCCAAGGAAGGCAGACCCAAGAGGATACCGATTAACAACAAAGGGATGGCGAGATTGGAACCGAAGGAAACAACCGGTACCAAAGCCGACCGCAGTTGTAAGGGCAGGTAGCCCGTCCGATGCTGCAGGGCATGGCCCGCCTCATGGGCCGCTACTCCCAAGGATGCCAGGGAACTGCTCTGGTATACCGGTGGAGACAGGCGCAGAACCTTCCCCCGAGGATCGTAGTGGTCGGAAAGAAAGCCCTGGACCATCTCAACTCTCACGTTGTGGAGCCCCGCCCGGTCCAGCAAATCTCGGGCCACCTGGGCCCCGGTCAAACCGCGCCGGGAGGCCACCCGGGAATAGCGTTCAAAGGCCGACTGGACCTTAAATTGGGCGTAGAGGGACAGAATAATCGCCGGGATGAGCAGGATGAAGGTGGGATCGATGGGATAAAACATCACCAGCCCTCCTTTACTTTAAGGACCTCCACCAGAAATTATATTATGCCGCCCATACCGTGTAAATACTGGCACCTAAGCCTGGATTTTCTCCCAAGTACCGGACAGGGGGGCAGGTACACTCGCCCCAAGGTCCAGGTAAAAGCGGATGAGCTCTTCCACCTGAGCCAAGTCCACCTGGGTATTGAGGCAGGGACCCTGAGGCCGCCGATTAACCACCCCCAGAACCGGTAGGGGTTGCGTATCCTGGATTCCGCTGGTTAGATCCCTTTCACACGCAATGGCCACTACTGCTCGCGGGCGATAGGACTTGACAAAATGCCGCGCCAAAGTTCCCCCACTGGCCACCGCCAGGCGTACCCCGTACTTTTCGGCCAGGCGGTGAAGGGCATCGATACTGCAGCGTCCACAGCGCCGGCAGTTGAAAACGTCAATGGTAATCTTGTGGGGACAATCGCTCCGCTGCAGGCAATGGGGTGCTAACAGCAGTATTTCCTCCGGTTTGACTCTTACCCCCTGCAGGCGTACCAGCTGATTGTTCACCTCAATAAAGGATGCCTTTATGGTGTCACTATTTATGCCCAACCATCTTCCTAGGCTCAAAGCCAGGGGAAATAGCCAGTTGGCCACGACCAGGCCTAAATGCTGCAAAAAGGGAACGTGATGATGACGCCAGAGGATAAGGACGAGGCCGGCTATTCCCAGGGCCACCGTTAAGGCCACCAAGGCCAGGGTGATAGCACCCAAAGTCAGCAAGAGCTGGTTAAAAATGCTTGTCCGGTGGGTGAGAAGATACCATCCCCCGCAGAAGGCCAGCACCACAAAGGCCAGGCTCAGCACCAGCAATCCCAAAAAAAGCCTCTTTTTTATTCGCATCCCAACTGCTCCCCCACCTTGAGGGGGTATCCCCTCAAGTATTCAACCGCAGTCATAATCCTCTTCCCCGGGGGCTGGACGGCGGTAATTAACACCTGCCCCTGGCCAGCCTGGACCACAAACCCCTCCCGGGGCCGGACAGCCACTACTTCTCCCGGCCGCCCGCCAACCGAACTTTCTCCCTCGTCTTCCAGAACCCGCGCCCCAAAAATCTTAAGGCGCCGGCCCTCCCGCCAGGTAAAGGCGCCGGGAAGGGGGTTCATTCCGCGGATTAAATTGACTATCTTGTCGGCCCTTTCCTGCCATTTAATCTCTTCTTCTTCCGGCTTTAAGGGAGGCGCATAAGTGGCCTGGCCGTCTTCCTGGGGAAAACGCGGCGCCCGACCGGCAGCGATCAAGTCGACGGTACGGACCAGCAGACGAGCACCCACAACCGCCAGCTCATCGTGCAGTTCTCCCGCTGTCATTTCCGGCGGAATGTCTACCCTCTCCTGGAGGATGATATCGCCCGCATCCAATTCCTCCGTCATATAAATAGTGGTAACCCCTGTTACCTTTTCCCCGCCCATGATGGCCCGCTGGATGGGGGCCGCACCTCGATACCGGGGCAACAAAGAGGCATGAAGATTGATACAGCCTCGGGGAGGCAAGTTTAATACAGCACGAGGCAAAAGGCGGCCGAAGGCCACCACCACTGTTAATTCCGGCTCCCAGCTGCCCAGGGCTGCCAGAAATTCTGGATCCTTTAAGTCCCGGGGTTGTAAAAGGGGCAAACCGTACTCCAGGGCTTTCTCCTTGACGGGAGAAAAAGCCATCTTGCGGCCCCTCCCCCTAGGCCGGTCCGGCTGGGTTACTACTCCTACTACGCGGTGACTGCTGTCTAACAAGGCCTGTAGCGAAACCGCCGCAAACTGCGGCGTGCCCATGAATACCAAGCGCAGGATTTATCTCCCCTCTTGATCGTCTTTAAACAAGCGCAGCGCCCTATCAATAAAGAGAATTCCATCCAGGTGATCGATCTCATGCTGCAACGCCCGGGCAAAAAGCCCCCGGGCGTTGTACTCCCTTCCTCGCCCGTAGCGGTCCAATCCCCTTACCACTACCCTGGCCGCTCGCGGTACCTCACCTTGAACTCCCGGTATACTGAGGCACCCTTCTATGCCGACTTCTGTACCTTCCGCGGCTATAATTTCCGGATTAATCAGCTCTACCAAGCCGTCGCCGACATCAACCACGATAACCCTCTTACTTACCCCAATTTGAGGGGCAGCCAACCCCACCCCCGGAGCAAAATACATAGTTTCGGCCATATTATCTATGAGTCTTAACAAGTTAGGAGTTATCTTGGTTACCGGCTGGGCCTTTTCCCGCAACACCGGCTCCCCCAAAGTTACGATTTTATAAACTGCCACCGGCCATTGCCTCCCCTTGGGCTTACCACATGGTAACCGGCCCTATTTCCTTTATTAGCCTAACACCTGCCGGAACCCTATAATGGGCCAAGCCTTTATCTAGCCCGCGCTTTATCTGCTGCCAGGAAGGAGCCTTAAGAGTCAACTGCCACCGATATTCGCCCCTTATCCTGGCGATCGCGGCCGGCGCTGGCCCCAATACTTCTATGCCTGTTGCCGCTTCCTGGAGGACCTTCGCCAAGGCGTGGGCCGCGCTGATGACTTCTCCTTCGTAGGGCCCTATCAATCCAAGGCGGGCCAGCTTTACAAAAGGCGGGTAGCGCAGAAGCCGACGGGCGGCAATTTCGGTACGATAAAAACCTTTGTAATCCTGCTGGGCGGCAAAAATAATAGCCGGGTCTTCAGGATTGAAGGTTTGAATCAATACCTTGCCCTCCCGGGCCCTCCGCCCGGCCCGGCCGGCCACTTGCATGAGAAGCTGAAAGGTCCTCTCTCGGGCCCGAAAATCGGGCAAGAACAGGGATAAATCCGCATTAATAACACCCACTAAAGTTACACCTTCAAAGTCCATACCCTTGGCAATGGTCTGGGTACCGATGAGTATATCGGCCTGCCCGCAGGCAAACTGATGGTAAATTTCGGCCCACCGCCGGGGGGACCCGGTAGTGTCGCTGTCGGCCCGCAGGAGGCGGGCCTGGGGAAAACAAGCCCGTACCTCGGCCTCCACCCTCTGGGTCCCTATCCCCAGGAGCGCTAGGGAACCACCGCAGCGGGGGCAGGTATCCGGCCAGGCCTGTTCCAGTCCGCAATAGTGGCAGCGTAATTTCCCATCTGCGTGGTAGGTCAAACCTACGGCACACTGGTGGCAGGCAGGGACATAGCCGCAATACCGGCAGACCACATGGGGAGCATATCCGCGTCGGTTAAGAAAAAGTAAAACCTGCTCTCCCCGGGCCAGCGTGGACCCTATTTCCCTTTGTAACTCCCTGCTGAAGTGACCGAAGTGGCCGCTGCGGAACTCCTCCCGCATGTCAATGACCTTAATCCGAGGAGGAGTGCTTCCCGCCACCCTCTCCTTTAATTCCAATAATTGTAGCTGGCCGCGGCAAGCCAGGAAATATGCCTCGGTACTAGGCGTGGCCGTCCCGAAGATGACAACCGCCTTTTCCAGCTGGCCTCGTTTCAGAGCTACCTCTCGAGCATCATAGCGAGGAGTGGCTTCGTGTTTGTAAGTAGTGGCATGTTCCTCATCG includes the following:
- a CDS encoding cyclic lactone autoinducer peptide, translating into MWRKVAALAASWMAVLAVVVAQGSVVPSSILTFYQPEVPQGLRK
- a CDS encoding accessory gene regulator ArgB-like protein; translated protein: MISIHRIARLMAEGILSYSAGQGPASPGDKDPERLEIVAYGLEIALGAVVEVLAIIGVAQCLGILPETAAALITQVLYRFGAGGAHCTAYYRCLLSSVGALTLVGWGGRQLAQTLPVTGVFSLVFLAFLVSLPAVWRWAPADTPANPITNPRRRILLKSSALAFLGAWLLFMLVEANRVRPSLLYASALAVMLQTLTITPVGYRLMALVDQGLRQLLPLEGRR
- a CDS encoding sensor histidine kinase → MIKKPAIIATLILILVEACLVLLLDLNLINAPAFPTFTINPSTAVQLISPLLIITSLALTYLLFKYTEKEIEVNNQRIHIDNLRESLENLRAQRHDFISHLQVILGFLQLSMAEEARDYVQSLCSEISQPTRIISTNQPTLAALIRSKMGVAESKGVTWQCEITSDLREFLVPGPVITRIFGNLLDNAIEACCRESSREKRLWLRIYDKDGEYVFEVGNTGPVIPLTLQEKIFERGFTTKKEKEGHGQGLFIVKSLVTGHNGKISVQSSEQGTVFTLSFPRWKKER
- the rsmB gene encoding 16S rRNA (cytosine(967)-C(5))-methyltransferase RsmB, with the translated sequence MTSREAALHIVYRVCEEGAYANLAANEVLGDARLGPRERALATEIAYTAIKAWNTVDWALGLCLEKKRLGDLPPWIRSALRVGAAQLLFLSRIPAHAALYETVELAKRYGHRGTVALVNAVLRRLLSQKDRLPYPDIRENPVEHIALRYCHPAWLVARWLEQFGLEETVELCEANNAPPPLTVRVNTLRVDLPSLVKLLNREGISAQRTRYAPDGLELRALAGLERNPAFGRGLFYVQDEASMLVGYALSPHPGSTVIDANAAPGGKTTHLAQLMGNKGTILAVDVHPGRLQLIEENCRRLGVTCATTVLSDAGRLGEKYAGMADYLLVDAPCSGLGVLRRRPDARWRKQPREIEELPALQLSILKGSIGCLKPGGVLVYSTCSTAPEENQEVLGRFLQEADFMEYEDLSGYIPNLPPDLKGQAKGGQVQFLPHRHGTDGFFIARLRRKN
- a CDS encoding zinc metallopeptidase codes for the protein MFYPIDPTFILLIPAIILSLYAQFKVQSAFERYSRVASRRGLTGAQVARDLLDRAGLHNVRVEMVQGFLSDHYDPRGKVLRLSPPVYQSSSLASLGVAAHEAGHALQHRTGYLPLQLRSALVPVVSFGSNLAIPLLLIGILLGLPSLARLGVYAFTLVVLFTLITLPVEFNASRRAIALLENGGYLTGQELVGAREVLNAAALTYVAAALTAVLNLLRFMLLAGFLGRRDE
- a CDS encoding DUF116 domain-containing protein — translated: MRIKKRLFLGLLVLSLAFVVLAFCGGWYLLTHRTSIFNQLLLTLGAITLALVALTVALGIAGLVLILWRHHHVPFLQHLGLVVANWLFPLALSLGRWLGINSDTIKASFIEVNNQLVRLQGVRVKPEEILLLAPHCLQRSDCPHKITIDVFNCRRCGRCSIDALHRLAEKYGVRLAVASGGTLARHFVKSYRPRAVVAIACERDLTSGIQDTQPLPVLGVVNRRPQGPCLNTQVDLAQVEELIRFYLDLGASVPAPLSGTWEKIQA
- the fmt gene encoding methionyl-tRNA formyltransferase; translation: MGTPQFAAVSLQALLDSSHRVVGVVTQPDRPRGRGRKMAFSPVKEKALEYGLPLLQPRDLKDPEFLAALGSWEPELTVVVAFGRLLPRAVLNLPPRGCINLHASLLPRYRGAAPIQRAIMGGEKVTGVTTIYMTEELDAGDIILQERVDIPPEMTAGELHDELAVVGARLLVRTVDLIAAGRAPRFPQEDGQATYAPPLKPEEEEIKWQERADKIVNLIRGMNPLPGAFTWREGRRLKIFGARVLEDEGESSVGGRPGEVVAVRPREGFVVQAGQGQVLITAVQPPGKRIMTAVEYLRGYPLKVGEQLGCE